A DNA window from Melanotaenia boesemani isolate fMelBoe1 chromosome 6, fMelBoe1.pri, whole genome shotgun sequence contains the following coding sequences:
- the smg5 gene encoding protein SMG5: MSGPGQDSEPEAKVLLIKRLYRAVVESVHKLDVIIGSKSSYREVFKPENISLRNKLRELCVKLMFLHPVDYGRKAEELLWRKVYYEVIQVIKTNKKHIHSRSALECAYRTHLIAGVGFYQHLLLYIQSHYQLELQDCIDWTHVTDPLIGRKKPVSATPKEMEWAQMACHRCLVYLGDLARYQNELAGVEAEQLAERFYHQALSVMPHVGMPFNQLGTLAGSKFYNVEATYYYLRCIQSDAPFEGAYGNLKRLFEKAAKMYHQVKKQEMKKLSPSRQRSKDIKRLLVSFMYLQSLLQPKNSLMETELTSLCQLVLEDFNLVLFYLPPPTHGGAHHCPSEEEEEQQPHTDSSCPVLPDNLIFKMVVTCLMVVHSLKRGGSKQYSASIAFTLALFSHLVNHVNIRLQAELEEGESQVPPLHTDATDDLEMRDVSAPLADNSNERPLQNGSMEQEDEADRDEDGCERVTGKKNSSEEDQCKVEEEKQRQKKKYTRLSRLRRRRCARKDVRGEDESDLSEGFESEEDEDEDEERRARVDSTGGTGIGMVLNPTDKKETKRNPLGKEGSWGSGSEEEEEEEGGTAFDVETDSDMNSQESRSDLEDMGDAENSENLEGQAQQHQEEEEEEEQPKEEGGERDGETPPVTNGPLMPSDSSISSNLQAMSSQLFQAKRCFRLAPTFSNMLLRPQGSSSSGIPTPTDTSAPPSQETPPPPGDSPCDMNPGAANGTNDNDLDSDSEESQHSTQSVHIEKTLLEKLEILTNQGLIQVVKVFIDWLRTNTDIILMCAQSSQSLWNRLSVLLNLLPDGSKMLEADLGLNADVTEMLNECEQPGLVQTLLLPEDLALRHLPALNVAHRRLDFSRRNSSLSSLQECVVRVCCIRSFGHFLTNLQGNVLHFNPEAGIFTSISQSEQDNLVQQAKAQFRMAEEEARRNRLMRDMAQLRLQLEVSQLEGSLQQPKAQSSMSPYLVPDTAALCQHLNLIRQLAGSSCFIIIIPRTVIDGLDRLKKENAGARDSIRFLESEFRKGNRYIRCQKESGRSFERDKLKRQDIEAWHLYKMVDSCRQLTVSQSNGDEDTAGMVTILTGHEVEELCSRSAAMKSAVQAAGSAGMELKNIVEFYRQWKEIG; this comes from the exons ATGAGTGGACCGGGACAGGACAGCGAGCCAGAGGCGAAAGTCCTTCTCATTAAGCGGCTTTACAG GGCTGTAGTGGAGTCTGTGCACAAGCTGGATGTCATCATCGGCAGCAAGTCATCCTACAGAGAGGTCTTCAAGCCAGAGAACATCAGCCTGCGCAACAA GCTGAGAGAGCTGTGCGTGAAATTAATGTTTCTTCACCCTGTCGACTACGGCCGCAAGGCTGAGGAGCTGCTCTGGAGGAAGGTTTACTATGAGGTCATTCAGGTTATCAAGACAAACAAGAAG CACATCCACAGTCGCAGCGCCCTGGAGTGTGCCTACAGGACACACCTGATAGCTGGCGTGGGTTTCTACCAACACCTGCTGCTCTACATCCAGTCTCATTACCAGCTGGAGCTGCAGGACTGCATCGACTGGACCCACGTCACAGATCCGCTCATCG GTCGGAAGAAACCAGTTTCAGCCACTCCCAAGGAGATGGAGTGGGCACAGATGGCCTGCCATCGCTGTCTGGTCTACCTTGGAGATCTGG CCCGCTACCAGAATGAACTTGCTGGAGTGGAGGCTGAGCAGCTGGCTGAGCGGTTTTACCATCAGGCCTTGTCTGTTATGCCCCATGTTG GAATGCCTTTTAACCAACTTGGCACACTGGCTGGGAGCAAGTTCTACAATGTTGAAGCAACCTACTATTATCTACGCTG CATCCAGTCGGATGCCCCGTTTGAGGGCGCCTATGGCAACCTGAAGCGCCTGTTTGAAAAAGCTGCCAAGATGTACCATCAAGtaaagaaacaggaaatgaagaAACTGTCTCCATCTCGACAAAG ATCCAAAGACATAAAACGCCTCCTGGTGAGCTTCATGTACCTCCAGAGTCTGCTGCAGCCCAAAAACAG TTTGATGGAGACGGAGCTGACGTCCCTTTGTCAGTTGGTACTCGAGGACTTCAACCTAGTGCTGTTCTACCTTCCGCCTCCAACACATGGAGGAGCTCACCACTGCCCcagcgaggaagaggaggagcagcagccgCACACCGACAGCTCCTGTCCTGTACTGCCTGACAACCTCATCTTTAAGATGGTGGTCACATGTCTGATGGTGGTGCACAGCCTTAAGAGGGGAG GATCAAAGCAGTACAGTGCATCCATAGCTTTTACTCTGGCCCTGTTCTCTCATCTTGTGAACCACGTCAACATCCGACTGCAGGCTGAACTGGAGGAAGGGGAGAGCCAGGTGCCTCCACTTCACACTGATGCTACAG ATGACCTAGAGATGAGGGATGTGTCAGCTCCACTGGCAGATAATTCAAATGAAAGGCCTCTTCAGAATGGATCCATGGAGCAAGAGGATGAGGCGGACCGGGATGAAGATGGCTGCGAGCGGGTCACCGGCAAAAAGAATAGTAGCGAGGAAGATCAATGCAAGGTGGAAGAGGAGAagcagaggcagaagaagaagtaCACCCGCCTTTCTCGACTACGCCGTCGCCGCTGTGCTCGCAAAGATGTCCGAGGAGAGGATGAGAGCGATCTGAGTGAAGGATTTGAGAGCGAAGAAGATGAAGACGAAGATGAAGAAAGGAGGGCCCGGGTAGATTCAACAGGTGGGACCGGAATAGGAATGGTGCTCAACCCAACTGACAAGaaggaaacaaagagaaacCCTCTGGGTAAGGAGGGCAGCTGGGGAAGTGgctcagaggaagaggaggaggaggagggcggAACAGCATTTGATGTAGAGACCGACTCTGACATGAACAGCCAGGAGTCTCGCTCAGACCTCGAAGACATGGGGGATGCGGAAAACTCTGAAAACTTGGAGGGTCAGGCCCAGCAGcaccaagaagaagaagaagaggaagagcaaccaaaggaggaaggaggagagaggGATGGTGAGACCCCTCCAGTCACTAACGGACCCCTCATGCCGAGTGACTCTAGCATCAGCAGTAACCTCCAAGCCATGTCCTCCCAACTCTTCCAAGCAAAGCGCTGCTTCCGCCTGGCGCCGACATTCAGCAACATGTTGTTGAGGCCTCAAGGCTCATCTTCCTCTGGCATTCCCACCCCCACCGACACATCTGCTCCCCCATCCCAAGagacccctcctcctcctggagactCACCCTGTGACATGAACCCTGGTGCTGCCAACGGAACCAATGACAATG ACCTTGACTCTGATTCAGAAGAAAGTCAACACAGCACTCAATCTGTACATATTGAAAAAACCCTCTTAGAAAAGCTGGAGATCCTGACCAATCAGGGGTTAATCCAGGTGGTGAAGGTTTTCATCGATTGGCTAAGGACAAACACGGACATCATCCTCATGTGTGCTCAG AGTTCTCAAAGTTTATGGAACCGTCTGTCGGTGCTGCTCAACCTGCTACCAGATGGCAGCAAGATGCTTGAGGCTG ATCTTGGTCTGAACGCAGACGTGACAGAGATGTTGAACGAGTGTGAGCAGCCGGGTTTGGTCCAGACTCTGCTGCTGCCTGAAGATCTAGCTCTACGACACCTCCCAGCTCTCAACGTAGCTCACCGCCGCCTGGATTTTTCTCGCCGCAACTCTTCCCTCAGTTCCCTGCAGGAG TGCGTGGTGCGAGTGTGTTGCATTCGCAGTTTTGGCCACTTCTTGACAAATCTCCAAGGCAACGTGCTACACTTCAACCCGGAGGCGGGCATCTTCACCAGCATTAGCCAGTCCGAACAGGACAATCTGGTGCAGCAGGCCAAGGCCCAGTTCCGAATG GCTGAAGAGGAGGCTCGCAGAAACCGCTTGATGAGGGATATGGCTCAGCTTCGACTGCAG TTGGAGGTTTCACAGCTAGAGGGCAGCCTTCAGCAGCCTAAAGCTCAGTCGTCCATGTCCCCCTATCTGGTGCCAGACACCGCCGCCCTCTGCCAGCATCTGAACCTCATCCGGCAGCTGGCTGGTagcagctgcttcatcatcatcatccctcgAACAG tgATTGATGGGCTTGACAGGCTGAAGAAGGAAAACGCTGGAGCAAGAGACAGCATTCGCTTTCTGGAGTCGGAATTTCGTAAAGGCAACAG GTACATACGCTGCCAGAAGGAGTCCGGTCGCAGTTTTGAAAGAGACAAGTTAAAACGACAGGATATTGAAGCCTG GCACTTGTATAAGATGGTGGACAGCTGCCGTCAGCTGACCGTCTCCCAGAGCAACGGAGATGAAGATACAGCGGGCATGGTGACCATCCTAACAGGGCATGAAGTGGAAGAGCTTTGCTCCCGCTCAGCAGCGATGAAG TCGGCGGTCCAGGCGGCGGGCTCGGCGGGCATGGAGCTGAAGAACATCGTGGAGTTCTACCGTCAGTGGAAGGAAATCGGCTGA